Genomic DNA from Shouchella patagoniensis:
TGAAAAGGCGTGCAACGTTTGGGCAATGGAAAACATAATTATATTTGGAAAGGCAAAAACGAGTAGCCAGCGAATCGTTGCGCCAAGTCCTGCCAGTGCGAGTAAAGAACCGATTGAGAAGCGTCGAAAGGTTCGATCTGCTAAGGTAAAAAAAACAATTTCCGCAAGTACGGCAATATTTAAGATGACGCCAATCACATAATAGGGTGTTTCAATCGTTTTGAGATAAAGGTATCCATAATTGTAATAAGATGCGTGTCCTGCTTGGAGCAAAATAACAATGAGTAAAACGAGCCAAAAATGTTTTCGCTGAAACAATTTCGATAAACCAACCGCTTTTGTTTGTTGCACCTGTGGTTTTGCCGATAAAATAGCCGGTGCAGGTCTGAAGCCTAAGTAGACGAGGACGGCTACGCCGAGTATGAGCGCCAGTAATATGATGTGATCACCAAAGAGCGCAATGAAAACGGATAAAACGACTCCGGCAAAGACAAATCCAATGGAGCCCCATTGACGGCTCTTTCCGTAATGCAGTAATTGTTTATGTTGGACGAGCATACCTGCAGCACTTTCTAAAATAGGCATTAAGGCTGGATAAAGCAAGTGAAAGAAAATCGTGACGATCAGCAAGCTTGTAAAAGATTGAGAGGGGATATAGAGAAGCAGGGCAATGAATGTCCCGATACTCGCTCCATTTATTAGCATTTTGCTGCTAACCTTGCCTGATAAATAAGGGAAGGCGAATAAAGTAGAAAGTCCTCTTGCAACTAAACCTAGGCTCATAATGAGACTTGCTTCTGTTACCGTAAGCCCCTTTGCATAAACCATCCATCCTGTCCAATAAGGCAGAAAGATTCCCCACGTTAAAAAGAAGCTAAAATAGCGAGTACTCATCCAGCGATGTGTGTTCATTGTGTTTCCTCCAATTGTGTCCTCTGTTCGTATGATTCGCATGATATCATGGAAAGAATAAGGATACTATGAGATATCGCATATATTGAGGTGAAAGATGTACGCTTATACAGGTGAGAAGAAGCAGTTCTATATGAATATGCATTCGATTGCTCATCCATTTTCGTTTCCTGTGGAAACGTTTATGGAAGTGTTCGAATATCAACGCAATGAATGGATCATTAATGAAGGAAAGAAACCAAGTCACCTTTTTTATGTGGTGGAAGGTAAGGCAAAAATCTATACAACACATCAAAATGGCAAGGTATCTTTAATCAATTTTATTAAGCCAAAAGATTTCATTGGGGAAATGGAACTCATTGATGAAGGTTATTATTCTAAAGGCATTCAAGCTGCAACCAAGATCGTTTGTTTTGCGA
This window encodes:
- a CDS encoding MFS transporter translates to MNTHRWMSTRYFSFFLTWGIFLPYWTGWMVYAKGLTVTEASLIMSLGLVARGLSTLFAFPYLSGKVSSKMLINGASIGTFIALLLYIPSQSFTSLLIVTIFFHLLYPALMPILESAAGMLVQHKQLLHYGKSRQWGSIGFVFAGVVLSVFIALFGDHIILLALILGVAVLVYLGFRPAPAILSAKPQVQQTKAVGLSKLFQRKHFWLVLLIVILLQAGHASYYNYGYLYLKTIETPYYVIGVILNIAVLAEIVFFTLADRTFRRFSIGSLLALAGLGATIRWLLVFAFPNIIMFSIAQTLHAFSFAMAHYAFMKYLIQNIPQNEIPKVQGLYSAVALSWSTAIFTLYGGFLFDIKPAYAFLGMIVCTVPAMILGLVYRKKAH